AGACTGCGCAAAGTTAACGAGGTCAAGCGTGACGTTTTATCTCGGCCAGGCCGGTATAAAGAGGTCTATGGCGAGGGTAAAAGCTCCAAAGATCCCGCACCGCTTAAGGTTAAGGAGGTTTGGGTACATGACAACCGCTACGTTGTCTGTGTCAACACAAAGCAAGCACGCAAGGATGCCGCAGATCGTAAAGCCATTATTGATGCCTTAGCAGAGCGGATCAAGAGGGGTCCCAAGAATATGATTGGCAACAAAGGATATCGAAAGTATCTCAAAGTAACCCCCGGTGGTATTACCGTGGATCAAGACAAAATAGCTGCCGAAACAAGGTTCGACGGCAAATGGGTATTGAAGACGAATACTGATTTGCCGACCGAAAAGGTGGCGTTAAAATACAAAGAACTCTGGCAGGTGGAGCACGTTTTTAGAGATTTGAAATCTATTCTTGAAACCCGGCCTATATATCACAAGGTAGACGAGACCATTAGAGGTCATGTGTTTTGTAGTTTTCTCGCCCTCGTACTTAGGAAAGAACTTGACCGTCGTCTTGATAAAGCTGGGCATTGTTTTGAGTGGGCTGAT
This genomic interval from Deltaproteobacteria bacterium contains the following:
- a CDS encoding transposase, producing RFRINRFCVVADRGMISADTMEKLEDPDRHIAYILGARLRKVNEVKRDVLSRPGRYKEVYGEGKSSKDPAPLKVKEVWVHDNRYVVCVNTKQARKDAADRKAIIDALAERIKRGPKNMIGNKGYRKYLKVTPGGITVDQDKIAAETRFDGKWVLKTNTDLPTEKVALKYKELWQVEHVFRDLKSILETRPIYHKVDETIRGHVFCSFLALVLRKELDRRLDKAGHCFEWADVKQDLKALQETVIEDNGKTLSVRSECLGTCGKVFQAVGVAIPPTIREL